From the Psychrobacillus sp. FSL K6-4046 genome, one window contains:
- the queA gene encoding tRNA preQ1(34) S-adenosylmethionine ribosyltransferase-isomerase QueA — MRVEDFDFNLPEELIAQVPLADRTSSKLLITDYANQKLTHTNFSKIIDELHEGDCLVLNDTKVMPARLMGTKEDTGANIEVLLLTQLEGDEWETLVKPAKRVKIGTKIVFGEGLLTAVCTGLKDHGGRIFRFEYTGVFFEVLDKLGEMPLPPYIHEKLEDKDRYQTVYAKEQGSAAAPTAGLHFTNELLEEIKAKGIKIAFVTLHVGLGTFRPVSVDSIDDHEMHSEFYRVTQETAELINGVKEAGGKVVAVGTTSTRTLETVATKFDGTLKEDSGWTSIFIYPGYEFKCIDGMITNFHLPKSTLVMLVSALTSKEFILSAYHEAIEQRYRFFSFGDAMFIKGRNY; from the coding sequence ATGAGAGTAGAAGATTTTGATTTTAATTTACCAGAAGAGTTAATCGCACAAGTACCGTTAGCTGATCGGACAAGCAGTAAGCTATTAATTACCGATTATGCGAACCAAAAGCTGACACATACAAATTTTTCGAAAATAATTGATGAATTGCATGAAGGTGACTGCTTGGTACTAAATGACACTAAGGTAATGCCTGCCCGACTAATGGGAACTAAAGAGGATACTGGTGCCAATATTGAGGTGCTTTTGTTAACTCAGTTGGAAGGGGATGAATGGGAAACTCTTGTCAAACCAGCTAAACGAGTGAAAATAGGCACAAAAATAGTGTTTGGTGAAGGATTATTGACAGCAGTATGTACCGGATTAAAAGATCACGGAGGAAGAATATTCCGTTTTGAGTATACTGGAGTATTCTTTGAGGTATTGGACAAGCTCGGCGAGATGCCATTACCACCTTATATTCATGAAAAATTGGAAGATAAGGATCGTTACCAAACGGTTTATGCAAAAGAACAAGGTTCAGCTGCTGCTCCAACGGCAGGCTTACATTTCACAAACGAACTACTAGAGGAGATAAAAGCGAAAGGTATTAAAATCGCATTTGTAACACTTCACGTAGGATTGGGTACATTCAGACCAGTAAGCGTTGATTCCATAGATGACCATGAGATGCATTCGGAATTCTACCGTGTTACACAGGAAACTGCTGAACTGATTAATGGAGTGAAGGAAGCTGGCGGTAAGGTAGTAGCAGTTGGTACCACTTCCACAAGAACATTGGAAACTGTCGCTACAAAATTTGATGGTACATTAAAAGAAGATAGCGGATGGACATCCATTTTCATTTATCCAGGATATGAATTTAAATGTATCGATGGAATGATTACTAACTTCCATTTACCGAAGTCCACACTTGTAATGCTAGTAAGTGCTTTAACATCAAAGGAATTTATATTGTCCGCATACCACGAAGCAATCGAGCAGCGTTATCGCTTCTTTAGCTTTGGAGATGCGATGTTTATAAAAGGAAGGAACTATTAA
- the yajC gene encoding preprotein translocase subunit YajC encodes MDLVGLLPIIAMFVVMWFFIIRPAQKRQKSTAEMQSNLKRGDHIITVGGLHGKVDAVDDQTIYVVVADGTRLQFERVAVGRVVTDSTI; translated from the coding sequence ATGGATTTAGTAGGTTTATTGCCAATTATTGCTATGTTCGTCGTTATGTGGTTTTTTATCATTCGACCAGCGCAAAAGAGACAGAAAAGCACTGCCGAAATGCAAAGTAATCTAAAGCGTGGAGATCATATTATTACAGTAGGTGGATTACACGGTAAGGTAGATGCAGTGGATGATCAAACAATTTATGTAGTCGTAGCTGATGGTACTCGTTTACAATTTGAACGTGTTGCAGTTGGACGAGTGGTTACAGATTCTACAATTTAA
- the ruvB gene encoding Holliday junction branch migration DNA helicase RuvB, translating into MSERVISSEISSYDEPFEQSLRPQLLTQYIGQDKIKHNLAIFIEAAKMRNESLDHCLLYGPPGLGKTTLAAVIANEMNVQMRMTSGPAIERPGDLAAIVSSLEPGDVLFIDEIHRLNRSIEEVLYPAMEDFCLDIVVGKGPSARSVRLDLPPFTLVGATTRAGALSAPLRDRFGVLLRLDYYDEEALTSIVLRSAELFNAAIDHESAGEIARRSRGTPRIANRLLKRVRDYAQVRGNGNITITIAKEALELLQVDPRGLDHIDHKLINAMIERFRGGPVGLDTIAASIGEESTTIEDVYEPYLMQIGFIQRSPRGRIVTPLAYEHLGKPLPIDGNN; encoded by the coding sequence TATATTGGGCAAGATAAAATAAAGCATAATTTGGCTATATTTATTGAAGCTGCAAAAATGAGAAATGAGAGCTTGGATCATTGCTTACTTTATGGTCCACCGGGTCTTGGTAAAACCACACTTGCTGCTGTCATAGCTAACGAAATGAATGTTCAAATGAGGATGACAAGTGGTCCCGCAATTGAGCGTCCAGGTGATTTGGCAGCAATCGTTAGCTCTTTGGAGCCTGGCGATGTATTATTCATTGATGAAATCCATCGTTTAAACCGCTCGATTGAAGAGGTTCTTTATCCAGCTATGGAAGATTTCTGCTTAGATATTGTAGTAGGAAAAGGTCCCTCGGCAAGAAGTGTACGACTTGATCTTCCTCCCTTCACGTTAGTTGGAGCAACAACAAGAGCAGGCGCACTATCTGCCCCTTTACGAGATCGCTTTGGAGTACTGCTTCGTTTGGATTACTATGATGAAGAAGCCCTTACGTCAATTGTATTAAGAAGCGCAGAGCTATTCAATGCAGCAATAGATCATGAATCAGCTGGTGAAATTGCCCGTCGCTCTAGAGGCACCCCCCGTATTGCCAATCGTTTGTTAAAAAGGGTTAGGGATTATGCTCAAGTGAGAGGTAATGGTAACATTACGATAACTATTGCCAAAGAAGCGTTGGAACTATTACAGGTTGACCCTAGAGGGTTGGATCATATTGACCATAAACTGATTAATGCAATGATTGAGCGTTTTAGAGGTGGCCCCGTAGGGTTAGATACTATTGCAGCGAGTATTGGAGAAGAATCTACAACTATTGAGGATGTCTACGAGCCCTATTTAATGCAAATAGGCTTTATACAACGATCTCCTCGTGGAAGAATTGTAACTCCACTTGCTTATGAACATTTAGGAAAACCATTGCCAATCGATGGAAACAATTAA
- the tgt gene encoding tRNA guanosine(34) transglycosylase Tgt, whose protein sequence is MTAITYELIKKDKQTGARLGIVHTPHGSFETPTFMPVGTQATVKTMAPEEIKEMDAGIILSNTYHLWLRPGHDIIREAGGLHKFMNWDRAILTDSGGFQVFSLSDMRKIEEEGVHFRNHLNGDKLFLSPEKSMEIQNALGSDIMMAFDECPPYPATFEYMKASVERTSRWAERCLTAHTNTDKQGLFGIIQGGEYEELRRQSAKDLISLDFPGYAIGGLSVGEPKDVMNRVLDFTTPLMPDNKPRYLMGVGSPDSLIDGSIRGVDMFDCVLPTRIARNGTFFTHKGRLVIKGAKFARDFGPIDEKCDCYTCKNYSRAYIRHLFKADETFGLRLASYHNLHFLMKLMENVRQAIREDRLLDFKEEFFEEYGYNKPNAKNF, encoded by the coding sequence ATGACTGCAATTACGTATGAGTTAATAAAAAAAGATAAACAAACAGGAGCCCGTCTTGGTATTGTACATACACCTCACGGGTCATTCGAGACACCCACCTTTATGCCGGTTGGAACACAAGCAACTGTTAAAACAATGGCTCCAGAAGAAATCAAAGAGATGGACGCAGGAATAATTTTAAGTAATACTTACCATCTGTGGCTTCGACCTGGACATGATATTATTCGTGAAGCTGGCGGATTACACAAATTTATGAATTGGGATCGAGCAATCTTAACAGATTCAGGTGGCTTCCAAGTATTTAGTTTAAGCGATATGCGTAAGATAGAAGAAGAAGGTGTGCATTTCCGCAATCACTTGAATGGGGACAAGCTATTTTTAAGTCCAGAAAAGTCGATGGAGATACAAAATGCACTAGGCTCTGATATTATGATGGCCTTTGATGAATGTCCTCCTTATCCAGCTACTTTCGAATATATGAAAGCATCTGTAGAGCGTACGTCTCGTTGGGCAGAACGATGCTTAACTGCTCATACAAATACTGATAAACAGGGCTTGTTCGGTATCATTCAAGGTGGAGAATATGAAGAGCTTCGTCGCCAGTCAGCGAAGGATTTAATTTCATTAGACTTCCCTGGTTATGCAATTGGTGGTTTATCTGTAGGTGAACCAAAAGACGTTATGAATCGAGTATTAGATTTCACAACTCCTTTAATGCCTGATAACAAGCCTCGTTACTTAATGGGAGTAGGTTCTCCAGACTCATTAATCGATGGCTCTATTCGTGGAGTGGATATGTTTGATTGCGTATTGCCGACACGAATTGCTCGTAACGGAACTTTCTTTACTCACAAAGGTAGATTAGTGATTAAAGGAGCTAAATTTGCTAGAGATTTTGGACCAATCGATGAGAAGTGTGATTGTTATACGTGTAAAAACTATTCTAGAGCATATATTCGTCATCTTTTCAAAGCAGACGAAACCTTTGGACTGCGTTTAGCATCTTACCATAATCTCCATTTCTTGATGAAATTAATGGAAAATGTACGTCAGGCGATAAGAGAAGATCGACTGTTAGATTTTAAAGAAGAGTTTTTTGAAGAGTATGGGTACAACAAACCAAATGCAAAAAACTTCTGA